One genomic window of Magnolia sinica isolate HGM2019 chromosome 3, MsV1, whole genome shotgun sequence includes the following:
- the LOC131238976 gene encoding uncharacterized protein LOC131238976 — protein MGILGIRWLGMEISKTHLIWPFLSSSRVSQERDGTTQLPVSLYGRIDEKPQRSLLPAFESAEVRTLAESLSRNIIRGNPDVKWESIKGLENAKHLLKEAVVMPIKYPKFIKSGNASWIVLLKLLRII, from the exons ATGGGCATTCTTGGAATACGGTGGTTGGGAATGGAAATATCAAAAACACATCTGATATGGCCATTTTTGAGCAGTTCCAGAGTCAGTCAG GAGAGGGATGGCACCACACAACTTCCTGTATCTCTTTATGGGCGAATTGACGAAAAGCC GCAAAGGTCTCTGCTTCCTGCTTTTGAATCTGCAGAAGTGCGCACCTTAGCAGAGAGTTTAAGTAG GAATATCATTCGTGGGAATCCAGATGTGAAGTGGGAAAGCATCAAGGGGTTAGAGAATGCAAAGCACCTTCTCAAGGAAGCAGTTGTGATGCCAATAAAGTATCCCAAGTTCATTAAGTCTGGCAATGCCTCATGGATAGTTCTATTAAAATTGTTGAGAATTATTTGA